The proteins below come from a single Esox lucius isolate fEsoLuc1 chromosome 7, fEsoLuc1.pri, whole genome shotgun sequence genomic window:
- the LOC109615379 gene encoding uncharacterized protein LOC109615379 translates to MVNCSVRETASRANGLHEVFLKGNTVLGLKMAADVMSALETLNTSLQSKRQIISGMMLAVEHVKRHLENRRTEEHFEGLYVQAQDIASSLDLVPIKMPHIRCPPKQLSGPAEPHIHPSAESFYRSHYFNMLETAARQLTQRFDEPGIHTLGSLEKVLISGEMDDIIKSYPELDQVALKVQLSMLKSTYQYSNCGDVVDLLKTMVPEVRSLFKQVETLLRLLLVVPASSLQAERSFSALRRLKTWLRTNMTQKRLNHVAVCHVHRDRLDIIDRKQVCKSLIAMSDIRKNVFGSF, encoded by the exons ATGGTGAACTGTAGTGTGAGGGAGACTGCATCCAGGGCTAATGGACTTCATGAGGTGTTCCTCAAAGGAAACACAGTCTTGGGGCTTAAGATGGCTGCAGATGTCATGTCAGCCCTAGAAACCCTGAATACCTCCCTTCAGAGTAAACGGCAAATAATCTCTGGTATGATGCTGGCTGTGGAGCATGTCAAAAGACATTTGGAGAACAGAAGAACAGAAGAGCATTTCGAAGGATTGTATGTGCAAGCCCAAGACATTGCCTCATCATTAGACCTGGTGCCCATCAAGATGCCCCATATCCGCTGCCCTCCAAAACAATTATCTGGACCAGCTGAGCCACATATTCACCCCTCTGCAGAGTCATTCTACAGAAGCCACTATTTCAACATGCTTGAAACAGCTGCTCGGCAGCTTACACAGCGCTTTGATGAGCCGGGTATTCATACACTCGGAAGTTTGGAGAAGGTCCTTATCAGCGGAGAGATGGATGATATCATCAAGAGCTACCCAGAGTTGGACCAAGTAGCTCTAAAG GTGCAGTTGTCAATGCTGAAGTCCACCTATCAGTACAGCAACTGTGGAGATGTGGTGGACCTGCTAAAGACCATGGTGCCTGAGGTCAGGAGTCTTTTTAAACAAGTAGAGACACTCCTGAGACTTTTGCTTGTAGTTCCTGCTTCTTCATTACAGGCTGAACGAAGCTTCAGTGCTTTGAGAAGGCTAAAAACCTGGCTGAGAACCAATATGACGCAAAAGAGGTTGAACCATGTAGCTGTGTGCCATGTGCACAGAGATAGGTTGGATATAATTGATAGAAAACAAGTCTGCAAAAGCTTAATAGCCATGAGTGACATCCGCAAGAATGTGTTTGGATCATTTTAA